A single genomic interval of Marmota flaviventris isolate mMarFla1 chromosome 14, mMarFla1.hap1, whole genome shotgun sequence harbors:
- the Morn2 gene encoding MORN repeat-containing protein 2: protein MNGFGKLEHFSGAVYEGQFKDNMFHGLGTYTFPTGAKYTGNFNENRVEGEGEYTDIYGLEWSGNFHFTAAPGLRLKFQM from the exons ATGAATGGTTTTGGAAAACTTGAGCATTTTTCAGGAGCAGTATATGAAGGACAATTTAAGGACAATATGTTTCATGGATTAGGAACTTACACATTCCCAACTGGGGCAAAGTACACTGgaaatttcaatgaaaatag GGTGGAAGGTGAAGGGGAATATACCGATATCTATGGACTAGAATGGAGTGGTAACTTCCATTTCACAGCTGCTCCAGGCCTGAGACTAAAGTTCCAAATGTAG